ACCCCTTTATGGACTAGGTTTCCGTTTTCATCATACACATTGTCACGTTTGACGATGAATTCGATATTGTCTTTGGTTTGGCCAAAACTATAAGAGGGAGACGCAATGGAGTAGAGACGCACCGTATAACTGGCATCAGCTAGGCCTTTTGCTTGTTTTTCTGGATCAAGGCCTGGTGGGATGATCCCTGCACTCTGTCCAATCATATAGGGATAAACAGAATGGTCGATGGCAACTGTGATGCGGTGGACCGCGGCCTCACCTTCCTTAGGTTGGCGTTTCCCTTTGCCGAGTTCGGGAGTCAACCGGGTGTTGGCTAAGACTTGGGCTTGGATGGGATTGGATTTTTTGAATAAATTAATCTGAGGGGTAAGCAAAGTCGTCCTCGTAACAGGTGGTTTTACGTCAAGTTTGGCAAGGTTGGGGTTCGGGAAAAGGAGAACTTGGATCTTTCATTTTTCGTCCGAAGAATTATGTCTCTTCCTTGACTCAAAATTTGGATTTTTTAAACTTTAGTCATTCCGGCCCTCCCGCCGATCCTTAAACCAAAGGGAAATCATTTGCATGAGATCGACAGAAGTACAAGAAAAGAAGTCCTATCCATTTCCTAACTCCGTCCTTCACCAAAAATTGGAGAGTTTTACAAATACAATGCTCCAATCTCTGCAACCTGAAGCCAAACCTGAAACCACTTGGGCAGTGATTTCCATGACTGGTGAGGTTTTGGTTCGTGGTTCCGAGCACCCTCACATCGAACGTAGTTCCGAATCCCTTTTTACATTTTAAACTAGGAGTTTTTTATGCATCACTTTCGGGGCAGGACAATTCTTTTTCTCCACATAACATTTATTAGCTTACTCTTACTTTCTAACAATCAACCTATACAAGCTGAATCTTATGGAATGGCGGGTTGTGGACTTGGTTCCATGGTTTCTGTTTGGAAAAATGACATCGGGCAAGTTTTAGCTGCAACAACAAATGTTAGTTTCTCATCTCAAACCTTTGGGATTACTTCTGGAACATCCAATTGTACAACAGATGGAATTGTGAAACAAGAAATGGCACAAGAAGTATTCATTGCATATAATGAAAGTGCATTGGAGTTAGAGACAACAAAAGGCAACGGTGAAAGGATAAGAGCCATGGCGACTCTACTAGGTTGTCCAAGCCATGCAAATGAATTGGGTAAATTAATGAAAGAAAATCATTCGTATTTATTTGGTAAGACAGATTTGGACAATCAATATCGATCGAAGGAAATTCTCACTCGTCTCAAGACACAAATAGCATCTCATTCCAATTTAAAATCTGTTTGTATGCATTAATCACGTATCACTCGGGAGATTTCCGAATTATAACGATACGCAGCATCTGATTGGCTTAAAAAACCATAAGCTCCTAGTTCAAATAAAAACGAAGCCGTGATTCCGTAACCTCCATCAGGTACTGAGTCACATCCTTTTTTGCCAGCAGGGTGGATTTTCCAATCGCGAGTGTTGAGATAGGGGAAATCGTCTGGGCAAACCACATGGCTATAATTTTTACCATCTGCATGCCTTGCTTCATGTAATAAAACAAGTACTCGGTCCAATCGGTTGAGACTAAAAAAAACCCTTCCCAAAAGAATTTCTCCGTCTTGGTACATGGCAACGTAATCTCCAGTGGAACCAAATGTATATTTTTTACTACGTGATTGGATCCAACGGGAAAGTTTTTTACCTGAAAAAGAAAATTTAAAAAAAGATTCGAACTGACTGTGTCGATTGTAAGTGGTTTTATCGATTTTGATTCGTTTTGGTTCTAAGGTTTCTAAATAGGCAAATGTTTCTTTTAGAATTTTGTTCTGTTTTGCACTTAACTTCGATTCATCGGAAAATAAGG
The sequence above is a segment of the Leptospira levettii genome. Coding sequences within it:
- a CDS encoding DUF3015 domain-containing protein — protein: MHHFRGRTILFLHITFISLLLLSNNQPIQAESYGMAGCGLGSMVSVWKNDIGQVLAATTNVSFSSQTFGITSGTSNCTTDGIVKQEMAQEVFIAYNESALELETTKGNGERIRAMATLLGCPSHANELGKLMKENHSYLFGKTDLDNQYRSKEILTRLKTQIASHSNLKSVCMH